A single genomic interval of Pyrus communis chromosome 7, drPyrComm1.1, whole genome shotgun sequence harbors:
- the LOC137740655 gene encoding uncharacterized protein: MNLIDIQCKVQAWLYEIKKWHRKYSCKKVSTPQKWRKPAAGRMKVNFDGAWDKRHDQGGIGVVVREANGNFVVAMARHVEGIKSPTLAECMAARAAAAFAQRWVGAQVELEGDALLMVVALQWDSVANMGQFGQVLDDTHQLMDNIPQGRASFCTWEANNVAHRLASNSTGFHTAAAVFRGGGALHDGRKMAAEFADQAAKEELEAEFLLGLCW; the protein is encoded by the exons ATGAATTTAATTGATATTCAATGCAAAGTCCAAGCTTGGCTTTATGAGATTAAGAAATGGCATAGGAAATATAGCTGCAAAAAAGTCAGTACACCCCAAAAGTGGAGGAAACCTGCAGCGGGAAGGATGAAGGTCAACTTTGATGGGGCATGGGACAAGAGGCATGATCAGGGTGGTATTGGAGTGGTAGTCCGTGAAGCGAATGGAAACTTTGTGGTTGCAATGGCGCGGCACGTTGAAGGAATCAAATCCCCAACGTTGGCAGAGTGTATGGCTGCTCGAGCGGCTGCGGCCTTTGCGCAACGGTGGGTTGGGGCGCAGGTGGAATTAGAAGGGGATGCTCTACTAATGGTTGTAGCACTTCAATGGGATTCAGTAGCAAACATGGGTCAGTTTGGTCAAGTCCTTGATGATACCCATCAACTAATGGATAATATTCCTCAGGGGAGGGCTTCATTTTGCACTTGGGAGGCCAATAATGTTGCACATCGCTTGGCAAG CAATTCAACTGGGTTTCACACGGCTGCGGCGGTGTTCCGAGGGGGAGGGGCGCTCCATGACGGGAGGAAAATGGCAGCTGAG